The sequence TTTATACCTAACTCAAAATAAACctttgactttttaaaatgatttgaatGGTTTGTTTTGTTATAATTACCTAACCAAAAAGCATGTTGAGAGTATCCGCTTTAGCATATTATTCTAGCATGTCTTTCTATTTAGTTTCCAAAATATAATCTTCATTTATGCAATCTGAATATAAAATCTTTAGACTGGGAAAGAAATTCTGAGTTTTGCATTTCTTGCCGGTGGATCATAACCAGGTTGTAGGTTGATCctcaaaaagcaaaatgaagaCATGGGAGCAAGAGACAAAACTAACGCTAGACTTGTCAGCAGGATAATGCTGTGGTTCACAACCCCCTGCTGATAGTGGAGTTCTTCCTGGAAATAATTTCCATCGGGCCATCCTGCATGTTTCCCCTGATCTAAATccatatgaaaacattttagggTTCAATGCCAAAggagctttacaaaaacaacatcACTTCTAGGCCTgttcctttttttgtattttgaagcTTAGATTAAAACCTGGTTATGATTTAGCTGTGCAAAACACAAATACTTGCaacttttttctgtgtcttaagATTTGATCTGGAGTGTATAAACAAGAGTGTAGTATTTTACGTGCAGTGCCATTGTcttcttttaaaacattattttgtataCAAATGAACAAACTTAATAATAATCAAGCACAGActtgaaaaaaagaacaaaaaaaatagaaacatccagGACTTCTTTCACTGCATGCTGTATTTATCTCATGCATGAGCTTTATGCCACCGGATGCTTTCCATCAGTCTTGTAGTGACGAACACAGCAAGAATCTGTACCCCAACCACAATGACTGCAACTGTAACAATCAGACTCTCGTGCTGCTTGATCCAACGAGAGATTCCACCCAGACAACCCCCCAGAAAGATCACACTCTGAGCGGTAAACTCATCCAGGAGCTGGGCTCCCACGCCACACTGTGAGTTCCACACTGTCCCGTTCTCCAAAGGGTCCACGCAGCACGTTGCAGGAACACCACAAGCCAGCACTCCTGGAGCTGAGCAGTtgtaatatctgaaaaaaggacatttttaaaatcaatgaTCAATTCTGGAtgcagtgaaataaaaaaaataaaaagaaacaggagTCACGCTCCACTCACACGTTCAGCTCCCAGTCCCGGTAGGTATCGGCCCCACAGCATTGGAGACCCAACTGAATTTCATCTGTGATGAATCTCAGGTCTAAATCATCTTGATAGCCCGCTATGGCAGCTAGCATCCCTGACCGCAGGTACCCTTCAATCTGATCCTGCATGCTGTAGGCCACAATTGCAAACAGCACCTGGATTGTGATGAGCACCAGCACTATAGCAGAAAACAGCTTCAGCAAGTAGCAGTTCTCTCTTAAAGCACCAACACACCCCGTCAGACAAAGTAGAGTGAGCAGAAAGCCCAAAGTTAAAAGTATCAGCATCGGATCTGTGCCGATACTTCCAATCTTCTCCTGGGCGAACGATTCTTTGCTGACGAGTCCCCACATCCCCAAACCAAGAACCACTAGGCCCAACACTGTGAAGATCAGGTTGCACAGGAACAGGAAGTATTTTAGGAAATAATCAATTAAAGAATAACTGTAATGAGGGCGGGTTCCTGTAGGACTGTTGTGGATCTGATCGCTAGGAGTTCCTGTTTGAAATTTTCTGTCAACATGGCCAAGCTCCTCGTCCTCTGCTTTTGC is a genomic window of Girardinichthys multiradiatus isolate DD_20200921_A chromosome X, DD_fGirMul_XY1, whole genome shotgun sequence containing:
- the LOC124862544 gene encoding tetraspanin-10-like, coding for MRQYLTVKKFPWPWSRRDDGQNESSPLIPKLGAAKAEDEELGHVDRKFQTGTPSDQIHNSPTGTRPHYSYSLIDYFLKYFLFLCNLIFTVLGLVVLGLGMWGLVSKESFAQEKIGSIGTDPMLILLTLGFLLTLLCLTGCVGALRENCYLLKLFSAIVLVLITIQVLFAIVAYSMQDQIEGYLRSGMLAAIAGYQDDLDLRFITDEIQLGLQCCGADTYRDWELNVYYNCSAPGVLACGVPATCCVDPLENGTVWNSQCGVGAQLLDEFTAQSVIFLGGCLGGISRWIKQHESLIVTVAVIVVGVQILAVFVTTRLMESIRWHKAHA